The Acidobacteriota bacterium region GCGCTCGCGGGTGGGTTTCAGATTTGAATTTAGAAAATGGCATTAACTGAACTGCCTGACTTTATTCAAAAACTCGCGCAGTTTCTGTAAATCTTTTCTGCCGGGTTCAGCCTCAACGCCGCTGCACACATCAACGGCGAAGGGGCGCACGAATTGAATCGCTTCGCTGACATTCGCACTCGTCAGACCGCCTGCCAAAATAATCGGCGCGATTTTTTGCGCTTCAATAGCGATGCGCCAATCAAATCGCATGCCGGTGCCGCCATATTCGCCTTTGACTTTGGCGTCTAACAAAAACGCGCTCGCGGAAAATCTGGTCAGTACATTGATGTCGAAATCTTCGCCGACGCGAAAGGCTTTGATAATTTTTACAGGCAACAAATCACCAATAAATTCGGGCGTTTCATCACCATGCAATTGCACGGCATTGATGCCGGTTTGCTCAACGATTTGATTGATGCGCACTGCGGATTCATTGACAAAGACGCCAACACAACTGACAAACGGCGGCAAGCGATGAATGATTTTCCGCGCTTCATCGGGCGCAAGGTAACGCGGACTCTTCGTCCAGAAGTTAAAGCCAAGCGCGTCCGCGCCCTGTTCAACAGCCGCGCTGGCTTCGACAAAAGTTCGGATGCCGCAAATTTTAACTCGTACCTTTGACATCAGTTTCTTGCCAAACAATTCGCATCAATTATCAAGCTTGTTGGATGAATGGTTCGCTAATATGCCTTCGCGAAAATCGTTTGCTCATTTGCAGGCTTGCCGCAACGAATGCAAACGCCTGCACCCGGCTCTTGCTCCAAAGGAATGCAGCGCGTCGTCGCTTTGGTCTCTTCTTTGATTTTCGCTTCACATTCGGCGTCGCCGCACCAGTGACAAAGCGCAAAACCTTTTTCAATTGCTGCCTTGAACGCTTCATAATCTTTCGGCTGCTCGGTGTTCGCTTCACGAAAGGCGAGCGCCTTATCAAACAAGGCTTTTTGAATGGTGACGAGCATCTCTTTGACGCTTGCGGTTAAGCCGTCTCGACTGACAAACGATTTCCCTTCTTTGCCGATCTTATCGCGCCGCGCCAAAACGACGGTGTTATTCGCCACGTCTTTCGGACCAATCTCTATGCGCAGCGGCACGCCGCGCATCTCCCAATCATTGAATTTGAATCCCGGCGTCATGCCTTCGCGTTCATCCATTTTCACGCGAACCTCGGCGTCTACAAGTTCCGCGAAAACTTTTCGCGCCAACTCCATCACCGTAGTTTTCTCTTCATCGGTTTTGTAAATCGGCACAATGACGACTTGAAAAGGCGCAACTCGCGGCGGCAACACCAAACCTTTATCGTCGCCATGCACCATAATGATTGCGCCGATGAAGCGCGTCGAAAGTCCCCACGAAGTCGTCCAGCAATGTTGCAATTCGCCTTTATTATCAAGGTATTTTATCTCAAACGCTTTGGCGAAATTCTGTCCGAGATTGTGCGAGGTTCCCGCTTGCAGAGCTTTGCCGTCGCCCATCATCGCTTCAATCGAATAGGTGCGGTCGGCTCCCGCAAAACGTTCGGAATCAGATTTGCGACCGGGTATCACCGGAATCGCCGCTTCGTTTACCGCAAAGTCCGTATAGACATCGAGCATCTGGCGGGTTTCAAATTCAGCTTCCTCCAGGGTCGCATGCGCCGTGTGCCCTTCCTGCCAGTAAAATTCCAGCGTGCGCAAAAAGAGTTTGGTGCGCAGTTCCCAACGCACCACGCTGTTCCACTGATTGATGAGCAACGGCAAATCTCTGTAGGATTGAATCCATTTGGCAAACGAATGTCCGATGATGGTTTCCGAAGTCGGGCGAACGACTAGAGGTTCTTCCAAGGTTTTGCCGCCGCCGATGGTGACGACCGCGAGTTCCGGCGAAAAGCCTTCGACGTGCGAGGCTTCTTTTTCGATGAAGCTTTTCGGAATGAATAAAGGGAACGCGGCATTGACGTGCCCTGTGGCTTTGAAGCGTTTATCAAGCGCCTGTTGAATATTTTCCCAGAGCGCCCAGCCATAAGGGCGCACAATCATACAACCGCGAACCGGCGCGTAATCTGCAAGTTCGGCTCTCAGTACCAGTTGGTTATACCACTCGGCAAAATCTTCACGGCGTGAAGGCAATTTCTGATCGGACATTTGCTCTCCTCAAATCTATTTAATCATCAAATAAGGCTTTTAATGAATTCCCAATATCTTTCTGCCGCATGAAATGTTCACCGATTAAAAAAGCATCGTAGCCTGCGGCTTTTAATTTTTGAATATCTTCGCGGGTGGTGATGCCGCTTTCGCTCACCAGTGCCGCATTCGTCGGTGCGAGCGCGGCGAGGCGAATCGAAGTTTCTAAATCAACATTAAAGGTCGTCAGGTCGCGGTTATTGACACCAATGATTTTTGCATCTGCTTGAATGGCGCGGCGCATTTCGTTTTCGGTGTGGACTTCGACTAAGGCATCGAGGTTGAGTTCGGCGGCGCGTTTAATAAAAGCCGCAAGCAACTCATCATCAAGTATCGCGGTGATGAGCAAGATGGCGCTCGCGCCAGAAAGACAGGCTTCATAGATTTGATATTCATCAATGATGAAATCTTTCCTGAGCAGCGGCACATCGGTTTGTGCATGGATTTCCTGCAAATAATTCAACGACCCGGCGAAGAAATCTTCTTCCGTCAGCACGCTCATCGCCGCCGCGCCCGCCGCCGCGTATTCTCTGGCAATCTCCAGGTGATTGAAATTTTCGCGAATCACCCCTTTTGACGGCGAACGGTGTTTGACTTCGGCAATGATATTGGTTTGGTCTGGTCGAGAGATGGCGTCACTGAATGAACGATGGGTGATTTCAGCTTTCGCGCAGGCGTCAACCAATTCGCTAAACGAGGTGCGCGGTTTCGCCTGTTCAAGGCGTTCAAGGCGTTTCGCGACGATGCGGTCAAGGATGCCGCCTGCCGAAAGAATGCCTTTAAATTTTTTCGGGTCTGCTGTCATTGCAAAAAAGAATTTTGATTTTAGCGTCGCGTTTATTTGCGCTTTGGTGGAATCGAATAAGTCACGGTCGCATGGGCGACAGGTTCGGCTTCGCCATCCGAAAACATCGTGACATCGCCAACCGCCAGACGTTTCCCCAATTTGAGTAATCGCGCTTTGGCTATCACGTCTTTTGCGGGTGTGGTTCGCAAAAAATTGATATTCAAATTGGTCGTAAAGGTGCTGGTTTCGGGTCCAATCATCGCTAAGATGACTACGAACATCGTTGTGTCGGCAAGCATCATCAGGGTAGGCCCGGCAATCACTCCGCCGTGCCGCAAAAATTTCGGTTTAAAATGCAAACGGGTTTGCGCGAACATCTCTTCGGCGTGTTCGACTTTAAAGGCGAGTTTCGCTCTATCCCCGGCAAAATGGGTAGCGATGAAATCTTCAATTTCGGGCGCGGTCATCTTCAACATTCATCGTTCCTCATTTCGCTTTGACAAAATTTTCAAGCAGGCGTTTGCCGTGATCGGTCATAATCGATTCGGGATGAAACTGCACCCCTTCGACAGGGAATTTTTTGTGGCGCAGTCCCATTACAATTCCGTCAGGCGTGGTTGCTGAAACTTCCAGACAATCGGGCACGCTGTCTTTATCAACAATCAACGAATGATAGCGCGTGGCTTTGAAGCGATAAGGCAAGCCGCGAAAAATCGTTTGGTTATCGTGACAGATTTCCGAAATTTTTCCGTGCATCAAGTAAGGCGCGCGAATGACTTTGCCGCCAAACACCTGTCCGATGGATTGATGCCCAAGACAGACGCCAAGAATCGGAATTTTACCGGCGAACTCTTTAATTAAAGACAGGGTGATGCCCGCGCTATCGGGCGTTCCCGGTCCCGGCGAAATCACCATTTTGTCGGGTTTCAGTTGGGCGATTTGTTGCAGGGTGATTTCATCGTTGCGATACACCTGAACGTCCTGTCCCATTTCACCGAGATATTGCACCAGATTATAGGTAAACGAATCGTAGTTATCTATTACTAAAATCATCCCGCGTATTGTAGCATAGCAAATGAGTAAGAAAAGCAGACCCGGATTTCCGCACATAAGATTGTGAAAGTTGTCGCATTGGCTTGTCCAATAAATTTCAATTATGATTTCTCAATACGGAGGGAATAGATATGGCAACACCTGCCAAAGGTAATAAAAAAACCTATATTTTAAGTGAGAAAAAATTAAGACGCGCGCAAAAATTGCTTGGAACCAGCAATGAAGTCGAAACGATTGAACGCGCTTTGGATGAAGTCATTGCTGAACGTGAAAAGAATCGTCGAGCGTGGCTGGCTACCGAACGCCTCTTAAAAAGTAATATTGAAGTAAAGGACGTATTTGGACGGCTGGACAGTTGATAAACCATGTCGGGAATTCTATTCGATACATCGGTTTATATTCATGCTTTGCGACAAGGAGAGCGCGCCATTCTTTCGCTAAGGCGCGCAGCCCGCGCAAACGATAAGCGAACTCGACCCTTATGGCTCAGCGTGGTGGTTCTCGAAGAACTTTATGCAGGCGCGGTAGACGCCAGAGCGAGAAAAGCTTTTGCCCAGATGGAAAGGGATTTTGTTAAAGTGGGGCGATTGTTAGTTCCATCAAGAAATGATTGGATTCTCGCGGGACAAATTCTTTGTCAGGTTGGCTTGAAATACGGTTTCGATTTAATCGGTAGGGCGCGGCTTACTAATGATGCGTTGATTGCCATGTCAGGAGCCAACAATGGCATTACGATTATTACACGAAACCCCAATGATTACGCGCTACTTTCAGAGTTTCGCCAATTTGACTGGGAAACTTTTTAGATTCGCTTAAAGAATTTATTTCTACTTAAGCTCATTATTGAACTCCGCATAAACTATATGTCGAAAAAAATTCTCGATAACGACAATTGGGTGAGCCTGTCGCCCAATGGCATCGGGTATACCAAACCCAATCACTATCTCGAAATGGCAAAAGTCATCTGGCGCAATCGCGATGAATTGCCGTTTGCGTGGCGCATTTTAACTCAGGGAGTTTGCGATGGCTGTGCGCTTGGCACGACCGGCATCAGAGATTACACGCTTGACGGCGTACATCTTTGCATGGTCAGGCTCGACCTCATGCGGTTGAACACCATGCCGGCGCTTGATGTAAAACATTTTTCCGACCCCGAACGACTTGCCAAAATGACTGCCAAAGAGTTGCGCGAACTCGGTCGCCTTCCCTATCCCATGATTCGCCGTCGCGGCGACGCCGGTTTCACGCGCATCAGTTGGGATGAAGCGACGAACACGATTGCTTCACGAATTCAAACCACAGACCCGCGTCGCTTTGCGATGTACCTGACCTCGCGAGGGCTGACGAATGAAACTTATTACGCGGCACAAAAAGTCGCGCGCTTTTTAGGAAGTAATAACGTCGATAATTCATCGCGCATCTGTCATGCGCCTTCGACTGTGGCGCTCAAAAAATCTGTAGGCGTAGGCGCTTCGACCTGTTCATATAAAGATTGGCTCGGCACCGACCTGTTGATTTTTTTCGGCAGCAATACGCCGAACAATCAACCGGTCACCACGAAATATATTTACTATGCCAAACAACAAGGCACGCGCGTCGTAGTCATCAATCCGTATCGCGAGCCGGGGCTTGAACATTACTGGGTGCCATCGGTTCCCGAAAGCGCGCTATTCGGAACCAAAATCGCCGACGAATTTTTTCAGGTTCACACGGGCGGCGATCAGGCGTTTATTGCGGGCGTGTTGAAACATCTGATTGATAATGATTGGACGGATAACCAATTCATCAAGCAATACACATCAGGCTTCGATGACCTGAAAACGGCTCTGGGAGCCAGTTCCTGGGAACTGCTCGAACAATCATCGGGCACCACACGCGAAGCGATGCTCCGATTTGCGCGCATGTTAGGCGAAGCCAAATCCGCAATTTTTGTCTGGTCAATGGGCATCACCCAACATCGCAACGGCGTCGTCAATGTCCGCGCCATTGCCAACCTTGCCCTGGCTCGCGGCTTCATCGGTCGCGCCCATTGCGGACTGGTTCCGATTCGCGGGCATTCCGGTGTGCAGGGCGGCGCAGAGGTCGGCGCGGTTCCCAATCTGTTTCCCGGCAGTGTCGCGGTTGATGAAGCGGGAGCGAAAAAGTTTTCTGAGCTTTGGGGGTTTGAAGCCCCCGCGTGGAAAGGGATGAATTGCGTTGAGATGATTGACGCGGCGCATCGCGGAGAAATCGATTGCTTCTATCAAATCGGCGGCAATTTTCTGGAAACCTTACCTGACCCGGATTATGTGCGCGAAGCGGTTCAAAAAATGCCGTTTCGCGTGCATCAGGATATTGTCCTGTCACCCCAGATGCTGGTTGAGCCTGCCGATACGGTGGTCTTGTTGCCTGCCGAAACCCGTTATGAACAGCGCGGCGGCGGCACGGAAACTTCAACCGAGCGACGAATTTATTTCAGTCCCGAAATCAACGGACGTCGCATCGGTGAAGCAAAACCGGAATGGGAAATTCCAATGCTCGTTGCCGAAAAAGCGAAGCCGGGGTTGGCGCGCTTGATTCATTTCAAAGACGCGCAAGCGATTCGCGAAGACATTGCCCGCGCGGTTCCCGCTTATGATGGGATTCAGCATCTCAAGCAAAAAGGCGATATGGTGCAATGGGGCGGTGAACGACTTTGCGAAACCGTTGACGCCAACGGACATTCAATTCCGCATTTTAAGACCGAAAATGGCAAAGGGAATTTTTATGCCATCACCATTGAAAGCGAATCGCTAAATGACAAATTGAAACTTTCGACGCGACGCGGCAAACAATTCAACAGCATCGTGCATAAAGACCGTGACCCGCTCAATGGCGCGCATCGCGGTGATGTGT contains the following coding sequences:
- a CDS encoding phosphoribosylanthranilate isomerase — encoded protein: MSKVRVKICGIRTFVEASAAVEQGADALGFNFWTKSPRYLAPDEARKIIHRLPPFVSCVGVFVNESAVRINQIVEQTGINAVQLHGDETPEFIGDLLPVKIIKAFRVGEDFDINVLTRFSASAFLLDAKVKGEYGGTGMRFDWRIAIEAQKIAPIILAGGLTSANVSEAIQFVRPFAVDVCSGVEAEPGRKDLQKLREFLNKVRQFS
- the proS gene encoding proline--tRNA ligase, whose translation is MSDQKLPSRREDFAEWYNQLVLRAELADYAPVRGCMIVRPYGWALWENIQQALDKRFKATGHVNAAFPLFIPKSFIEKEASHVEGFSPELAVVTIGGGKTLEEPLVVRPTSETIIGHSFAKWIQSYRDLPLLINQWNSVVRWELRTKLFLRTLEFYWQEGHTAHATLEEAEFETRQMLDVYTDFAVNEAAIPVIPGRKSDSERFAGADRTYSIEAMMGDGKALQAGTSHNLGQNFAKAFEIKYLDNKGELQHCWTTSWGLSTRFIGAIIMVHGDDKGLVLPPRVAPFQVVIVPIYKTDEEKTTVMELARKVFAELVDAEVRVKMDEREGMTPGFKFNDWEMRGVPLRIEIGPKDVANNTVVLARRDKIGKEGKSFVSRDGLTASVKEMLVTIQKALFDKALAFREANTEQPKDYEAFKAAIEKGFALCHWCGDAECEAKIKEETKATTRCIPLEQEPGAGVCIRCGKPANEQTIFAKAY
- the trpC gene encoding indole-3-glycerol phosphate synthase TrpC; amino-acid sequence: MTADPKKFKGILSAGGILDRIVAKRLERLEQAKPRTSFSELVDACAKAEITHRSFSDAISRPDQTNIIAEVKHRSPSKGVIRENFNHLEIAREYAAAGAAAMSVLTEEDFFAGSLNYLQEIHAQTDVPLLRKDFIIDEYQIYEACLSGASAILLITAILDDELLAAFIKRAAELNLDALVEVHTENEMRRAIQADAKIIGVNNRDLTTFNVDLETSIRLAALAPTNAALVSESGITTREDIQKLKAAGYDAFLIGEHFMRQKDIGNSLKALFDD
- a CDS encoding PaaI family thioesterase; the protein is MLKMTAPEIEDFIATHFAGDRAKLAFKVEHAEEMFAQTRLHFKPKFLRHGGVIAGPTLMMLADTTMFVVILAMIGPETSTFTTNLNINFLRTTPAKDVIAKARLLKLGKRLAVGDVTMFSDGEAEPVAHATVTYSIPPKRK
- a CDS encoding aminodeoxychorismate/anthranilate synthase component II: MILVIDNYDSFTYNLVQYLGEMGQDVQVYRNDEITLQQIAQLKPDKMVISPGPGTPDSAGITLSLIKEFAGKIPILGVCLGHQSIGQVFGGKVIRAPYLMHGKISEICHDNQTIFRGLPYRFKATRYHSLIVDKDSVPDCLEVSATTPDGIVMGLRHKKFPVEGVQFHPESIMTDHGKRLLENFVKAK
- a CDS encoding type II toxin-antitoxin system VapC family toxin, translating into MSGILFDTSVYIHALRQGERAILSLRRAARANDKRTRPLWLSVVVLEELYAGAVDARARKAFAQMERDFVKVGRLLVPSRNDWILAGQILCQVGLKYGFDLIGRARLTNDALIAMSGANNGITIITRNPNDYALLSEFRQFDWETF
- a CDS encoding FdhF/YdeP family oxidoreductase, which codes for MSKKILDNDNWVSLSPNGIGYTKPNHYLEMAKVIWRNRDELPFAWRILTQGVCDGCALGTTGIRDYTLDGVHLCMVRLDLMRLNTMPALDVKHFSDPERLAKMTAKELRELGRLPYPMIRRRGDAGFTRISWDEATNTIASRIQTTDPRRFAMYLTSRGLTNETYYAAQKVARFLGSNNVDNSSRICHAPSTVALKKSVGVGASTCSYKDWLGTDLLIFFGSNTPNNQPVTTKYIYYAKQQGTRVVVINPYREPGLEHYWVPSVPESALFGTKIADEFFQVHTGGDQAFIAGVLKHLIDNDWTDNQFIKQYTSGFDDLKTALGASSWELLEQSSGTTREAMLRFARMLGEAKSAIFVWSMGITQHRNGVVNVRAIANLALARGFIGRAHCGLVPIRGHSGVQGGAEVGAVPNLFPGSVAVDEAGAKKFSELWGFEAPAWKGMNCVEMIDAAHRGEIDCFYQIGGNFLETLPDPDYVREAVQKMPFRVHQDIVLSPQMLVEPADTVVLLPAETRYEQRGGGTETSTERRIYFSPEINGRRIGEAKPEWEIPMLVAEKAKPGLARLIHFKDAQAIREDIARAVPAYDGIQHLKQKGDMVQWGGERLCETVDANGHSIPHFKTENGKGNFYAITIESESLNDKLKLSTRRGKQFNSIVHKDRDPLNGAHRGDVLISREDAERLMINDDDEIILRSRAGKLRGRCRIAPIAKGNVQVHWPEGNVLLERGITDPECGIPDYNTWVEISRAESTTD